The Apium graveolens cultivar Ventura chromosome 10, ASM990537v1, whole genome shotgun sequence nucleotide sequence TGGTGACTCCCCTACCCAGACGCCAGTACACTCGACTCAGAAGGGCCATAAGAAAAAGATGTAGGACTGACCAGGATGAGGAGTTCCAGGTGCGACCTGAAGAAGGTGGACGCCGTGAGCGGTCACAAGACTCCCATCACTCAAGCAATGAAATAACGACGGGGAGAGAGAAATTTTTAGGGTTGGAGACTTAAGAAGGATTCTAGATCAAATGGATCAGGAGAAGAGCGGGACCCCCGCCTCGACGGCCTCGTCTCCGTTTACGGCTACTATTCGGTCCTCTCCTCTGTCTCGGGTGTTCAGGCACAACCCAGTCCGCCTATTTAATGGGAATTCTCTCAGGTTCCGGAGCCAACCCGCTGCAGACTCTTCACAGCATCACTCCGAGGGTGTGCCCAACCATGGTTTTTTAAGTTGGGGCCAACTAGCATAAGAATGTGGCGATAATTGGAGGATCTATTTATCAAACAATTTCAGTCCACCCTCCATTATTCACCACCAGTAGCCACTCTGGCCAATATTAAACAGAGAGATGGGGAACCCCTTGCAGAGTATTTTTGATGATTTAACATCGAAGTTCCTAAAGTTGGAGATGTTAGCGAGGATAccatcaagaatattttgattATGGGGCTGAAAGAGGGATCAAAATTTTGGAAGAGCCTTCAGGCCAGCGAGCCCAGAATGTTGGCCGAATTTTAAGAGTaggataaataaataaatgagagAGCTAAAGATCAACGAGAATTATCGAGACAGGAGGGATAGGTCCTCAAGTCCTGAGAAGCGAAGAAAAAATTATCAGCGTAGCTCGAGCCTAAAAAAGGCTGCTAGGGGCAAGGAGACGGCCAAGGAGACAAAGAGACCCTATACAAGTAAATGGTAGACACACACACCCATCGTAGCCTCCATTGATCATATATATGCTACCTATGCAGAAAAAGGAGTATTCAAAAAGGCAGCCTCCCTCACGAACTATAACAAAATGGACAATTTGAAGTATTGTGCATATCATGAGGCCACGAGACACGATATGGCTGATTGCAGACAACTTAAGGATGAGATTGAGACACTGATCCATCAGAGAAAGCTAACGGAGTGGGTTGTTAGGGAGGTTCGGAAACACATGACAGAATATCATGCAGTCCCTTCTCTACGCCCGGAGGAAAAGGAGAGGGTGTCTCAGGCCAACAACATTTATATAATTCTAGGCGGGTCTCATATTGATAGAGATAGCCAAAAGGCAATGGACATGTATGCTCGGGAGGTGAAAGATAATCCCCTCATCAATGTCAATCATTTGAGCCTGAGGCCCCCTGGGCTCTTTAAAAGGGAGGTTGATGATATTGTGTTCAGAGAAACAGATGTCAAATGGGTCCACTATCCCCATACTGATGCGCTGGTGATAAAAATGGAAATCGGAATGACGAATATACACAGGGTGTTAGTAGATATCGGGAGCTCAGCCAATGTGCTGACATATTCTTGGACAAAGAGATGACCTTTTCAGGCGGGTACCTTTACGGAGTCAAATAAGATTCGATTGGGGTGAAAGAAACAATTCAACTCCCAGTCACCCTAGGAGAGGAGCCTCATATAGCCACCCAGCTTGTTACATTTACTGTGGTAAACCGGCCATGTGCCTACAACTTTATAGTAGGGAGACCACTCATGAAGGCTATGAGAATGGTGACCTCGACCCACCATATGATGATAAAATTCCCAACACACACGAGGATAGGATTTTTGTAGGGTTGCCAATACGATTCGAGAGTTTGTTACAACCAGACGCTCAAGGCAGCAGAGCTGGGAAATGCATCAAGGGAGACAATCAAACTGGAAGAAGATGATGTCCTCATGGAAGAGGCTGATGAGAGAAAAAGAATGCGCCCTAAGGGGCACGAGACTTGTAACATGATATCGATCAAAGAATTTCCAAAGGGATACTTGGAGAACCTGTGAATTCAGGTAGAGCCGCGCCCCAGAGTTTTGTTGGTGGAGGCCTCTCAGCCGATCATGATGGTACAAGAGGGGATTGTAGAGGGGGTAAGTGATGAGGAAGAGAGCGCATACCAAATAGATGCGAGAATCAAAAAAAGAAAATGGGTAGGCAAAGAGACAACAACAAGCATACACCTACCCAATAGAATCACCCGCGAGGTCACCATGACTTCTAAGGGTTTGGTAAGTCCGGTTCGAGCCCATCAGCCCTAGCTCGCAGGGACAGAGGGCCTAATAATAACAGAAGTAGGGAAAACTACTGAAACTCGGGTAGACTTGGAACCAAGGATGCCCCCGGTGGTTGAAAGATCTGGAGCCGCAAAAGATACTATCCCCATCCTGGTAGACCCGAATGATCCTTGTAAGG carries:
- the LOC141690967 gene encoding uncharacterized protein LOC141690967; translated protein: MDNLKYCAYHEATRHDMADCRQLKDEIETLIHQRKLTEWVVREVRKHMTEYHAVPSLRPEEKERVSQANNIYIILGGSHIDRDSQKAMDMYAREVKDNPLINVNHLSLRPPGLFKREVDDIVFRETDVKWVHYPHTDALVIKMEIGMTNIHRVLVDIGSSANVLTYSWTKR